Within uncultured Methanoregula sp., the genomic segment AACCGGGTAAGCCGGGCCGACGTCTCCCGGCTGCTTGAGGAAATGGAGAGCGTGTCCCAGTCGTTGTCAAAGGCAACGAGCGTTCCGCCGGGTGCAGTGACCCGTACGAGCTCCCGGATCACCCGTTCCGGATCATGGACGTGCTGGAGCACCCGGTCGATCCGGCAGGCTGAGAATGCGTTGTCCCGGCAGGGGATCTGCGTGAGATCGCCCCGGACGAGCAGGCACCGGTCGCGGTGGGCTGCCGTCCGTTCCGCTGCAGCGGCAAGGAGTACAGCGCTTGAATCGAGACCGGTAATCATGGTTGCCGGTGGCAGGACGGATGCAAGGGTGCAGAGATCCGTTCCCGCACCGCAGCCGGCATCGAGTACCCGTGCCGGCCCGGACCTGGCGATGATCCGGTAACTCTCCTCTTTCACGTTACGGAAGAACGGGATATCCGAGAGCAGGTCAAGACACCGGATGCAGGCAGTGGTGTCGCCCGACCGGTCAACGTCCCGGAAGCCGGTTGCGAGGTACTGGGGTGCGGGAGGATGTTCTGTCATCGGGAAAATCTCTGGTGGATCTGTGGGTTGGCGGAAGATGAAGTATTTTTGTGTGGGTGGGGGACCTCACCGGCATGAGGGGGTCGGATGGGTACCCTGCTGTGGAAGGAAACGTGGTCTTCTGACATTTTTTCCCCGGTAAAACAGGATCCGGCCGGGACGTAACCGTTCCTTATTTTTATTTTTCCACCTCCGACCCCCCCACCTCCCATCGTATTTTTTTTCAGAATTGTCCCAGTTTCACGTCATAAATGCGAATGAATTTCCCAATATGGTGAGTGGGGGGGTCGGAGGTGGAAATGTATACGCGCCGGGGTTGAAGCGAAAGGATCAGGCATTATTCTGCAATTTTTAAAAATGGGCGGGTTGCCCGGCCCCATTAACGGCGGCATCTGCTCCATGCCCTCCCCGGATGGGAA encodes:
- a CDS encoding methyltransferase domain-containing protein → MTEHPPAPQYLATGFRDVDRSGDTTACIRCLDLLSDIPFFRNVKEESYRIIARSGPARVLDAGCGAGTDLCTLASVLPPATMITGLDSSAVLLAAAAERTAAHRDRCLLVRGDLTQIPCRDNAFSACRIDRVLQHVHDPERVIRELVRVTAPGGTLVAFDNDWDTLSISSSSRETSARLTRFWSTSFASGRVGRDLAGIFRNAGLTGVHAEPKTLTISGLSLAEKVFDIRMLLNRMEQSGVLTGPESAAVWEDLVRRAQRGMFSSGYTGFLVWGTKPGA